The DNA sequence ATCTGAAGATCGTGGTGGTTCATGGAGGCGGGTATCTGCCGGCCTACTTCGGTCGAATCGACCACGCCTATCGGGCTCGCGAAGACGTCAGAGAGGGTCTGCCGAGGACGCCGGGAGACTATCTCAAGAAGTTCTATTTCGACACGATGGTTTTCGAACCCGAACAGGTTAAGTTCCTCGTCGACAAGTACGGGGCCGATCACATCCTGTTGGGTACCGACTACCCCTATGACATGGGCGAGGACGATCCGCTCGGCTTGATCGGGCGAGTCGACGGACTCAGCCAGGACCAGATCGATCTCATCAGTGGCGGGAATGCTGCCCGATTGCTCGGGTTTGCATGAGCGACGGGATCGGGTTGGCCGTTATCGGCTGTGGAACAGTAGGTCGGATCCGTACGCTGCTCGCCGCCGAGCACCCCGGGGTGACCTGGATTGGCCTATGTGACGTCCACGAAGAAACGGGTCGCAAACTTGAGCAGGATGCTGGAGCTGATTTCTTCACGACGGACATCGCTGAACTGTTGGCGCGACCCGAGGTGACCGCGGTCATCGTCGCGACCGATGAACGAATGCATGTCGATCCAATCATGCAGGCGGTGGCCTACGGATATCCGATGTTTATCGAAAAACCGCTCGCTACCGATCCGGTCGAATCGGCCAACGTGCTTCGGGCGATCACCGAGAACCATGTCGATGCGGTCGTGGGATATACCCAACGTTTCCGTCGTCGGTTCCTCACGGTCAAGCAGCGACTGCGCGACGGCCAGATTGGTGAGGTCACCACCGTCGTAACGAGGGCGTTCATGAACCGGATGGTTGTGCAAGCCACCTTGTCGAAGGCCGACGACCGCACCAATCTCACTCCGATGGTTGTCTCGGGAACTCATAGCCTCGATATGTGTATGTGGCTGATGGAAGGCAAGACGCCGGTGTCGGTTTATGCCGTGTCGACCGACAAGGTGCTGGGCGAGTGGGGAACCAAGGATGCCACCATGGGTATCTTCACCATGGATGACGGCACCATTTTCAGTATGAACATCAGCTGGGCGCTCCCCGAGGTATGGCCAGGCGCCGTGTATGGCCTGGAGATCGGCATCGTGGGAACGGAAGGGGTCATCGACATCGAAGACACCCACCGAGACGTCATCATTGCTTCCAATACCGGTCAGCCGGCCGGATATGCCAGCCGGGGCTTCAAGGCTCCGCCGAATCGGCACGTCGACTTCATCGGTAGTTACCCACCGGGTGACGTGTCGGATGGGCTGTTGTGGGGGCCGATGCGCGAAGAGACCATGACCTGGTTCCACCGGATTGCCAGTGGCACAAAAACCCCCCACGCCACCGCGGCGGAAGGTCACTCCAACCTCATGCTCACAATGGCGATGGACTACTCGGCCCGGACCGGCCAGGTAGTACAGC is a window from the Acidimicrobiia bacterium genome containing:
- a CDS encoding amidohydrolase family protein; protein product: LKIVVVHGGGYLPAYFGRIDHAYRAREDVREGLPRTPGDYLKKFYFDTMVFEPEQVKFLVDKYGADHILLGTDYPYDMGEDDPLGLIGRVDGLSQDQIDLISGGNAARLLGFA
- a CDS encoding Gfo/Idh/MocA family oxidoreductase, which gives rise to MSDGIGLAVIGCGTVGRIRTLLAAEHPGVTWIGLCDVHEETGRKLEQDAGADFFTTDIAELLARPEVTAVIVATDERMHVDPIMQAVAYGYPMFIEKPLATDPVESANVLRAITENHVDAVVGYTQRFRRRFLTVKQRLRDGQIGEVTTVVTRAFMNRMVVQATLSKADDRTNLTPMVVSGTHSLDMCMWLMEGKTPVSVYAVSTDKVLGEWGTKDATMGIFTMDDGTIFSMNISWALPEVWPGAVYGLEIGIVGTEGVIDIEDTHRDVIIASNTGQPAGYASRGFKAPPNRHVDFIGSYPPGDVSDGLLWGPMREETMTWFHRIASGTKTPHATAAEGHSNLMLTMAMDYSARTGQVVQLPVDPQELLH